From the genome of Aquila chrysaetos chrysaetos chromosome 12, bAquChr1.4, whole genome shotgun sequence, one region includes:
- the LOC121233703 gene encoding endogenous retrovirus group K member 5 Gag polyprotein-like has product MRHRELQDKDINITDTEGKGKVLWDTISAGGDKTKEASKYATHWRVVRDVLQAMRAERQAAAAVCAVVIPSDASMSAASVYPTAPLPISSQVTGAESIPLPVTPRETEELGGAACRPIDSELADSEVINVDRQIVEGKEPSSSSSTVEELLREVVSQLQELTVRSKEPEVRRCLSSQPEGPSRKGEPRRQESEDFGRMPVSLSLPPPHFNPSRLLEPKTVEPSVPTIDAEPPATAAADERERHRRGVIKNALVEGTMIQAFPVVIQNNGLKRWEAFDWKVLEKLKTAVSQHGIKSMLAQQLLQFIFSADTLIPQDIMQIVRLVLEPSQMLVFLRHWEALCDREQATPRQPTDSLWGVTTQMLMGTGPFAAENAQVQCITEVHHLSQNLAYQALITLPDKMRTHVFTQVKQGPNEPFSQFIDRLHKAIFDHPDMDDTMKEKVFKMIAFDNANEKTCQALGNLPKTAEVTDMIEYMNRSVDSQKAAYVAAAVQGAIKPFLDKASKKPLVKCFNCGKLGHIRSQCKASASKRWCNGCKKDKHTTQERRKKGNFTPSAKAQSATTQMQGAWAASPQAASQLPDPPLQEAPEWTWKPQ; this is encoded by the exons ATGAGGCACAGGGAACTGCAGGACAAGGATATCAACATCACTGATACAGAAGGCAAAG GCAAGGTGCTGTGGGACACTATTAGCGCTGGGGGAGATAAGACAAAGGAGGCAAGCAAATATGCAACGCACTGGAGGGTAGTTCGAGATGTGCTGCAAGCAATGAGGGCGGAacggcaggcagccgctgctgtcTGCGCGGTGGTGATCCCTTCTGATGCCTCCATGTCAGCCGCATCAGTCTATCCCACTGCA cctttgcctataTCCAGCCAGGTCACTGGTGCCGAAAGTATCCCCCTGCCTGTTACTCCACGAGAAACAGAGGAATTAGGGGGGGCTGCTTGTCGCCCGATCGACTCGGAGCTGGCAGACTCGGAGGTGATTAATGTGGATAGACAGATTGTAGAAGGGAAGGAACCATCATCATCAAGTAGTACGGTGGAAGAGCTCCTAAGAGAGGTGGTGAGCCAGTTACAAGAACTGACAGTACGATCAAAAGAACCAGAAGTGAGGAGATGTTTATCCTCCCAGCCGGAAGGGCCCTCTAGAAAGGGTGAGCCGAGAAGGCAAGAGAGCGAAGATTTTGGCCGTATGCCGGTCTCACTGTCCTTACCACCACCGCACTTTAATCCATCCCGCCTCTTGGAACCGAAGACAGTGGAACCATCCGTGCCCACGATAGATGCGGAGCCGCCTGCAACAGCCGCTGCAGACGAGAGAGAGAGACATCGGAGGGGAGTAATAAAAAATGCCCTTGTGGAAGGGACTATGATTCAAGCATTCCCAGTTGTTATACAGAATAACGGACTGAAAAGATGGGAGGCGTTTGACTGGAAAGTCCTTGAGAAATTAAAGACTGCTGTGAGTCAACATGGAATCAAATCTATGTTAGCCCAACAATTGCTACAATTCATCTTTTCTGCTGATACGCTGATCCCTCAAGATATTATGCAAATAGTGCGATTGGTTTTGGAACCCTCACAAATGTTAGTATTTTTGCGACATTGGGAAGCGCTCTGTGATCGGGAACAGGCAACTCCACGACAGCCAACAGATTCCTTATGGGGAGTAACCACGCAGATGTTGATGGGTACTGGACCCTTCGCAGCAGAGAACGCCCAGGTGCAATGTATCACCGAGGTTCATCATTTATCACAGAATTTGGCGTATCAAGCCCTTATTACCTTACCAGATAAGATGCGAACCCATGTTTTTACTCAGGTGAAACAAGGGCCTAATGAACCTTTCTCACAATTTATTGATAGACTGCATAAGGCAATTTTTGATCATCCTGACATGGACGACACCATGAAAGAGAAAGTATTCAAAATGATTGCTTTTGATAATGCTAATGAGAAGACATGCCAAGCATTGGGTAATTTGCCAAAAACTGCGGAGGTCACTGACATGATAGAATACATGAATCGATCAGTGGATTCGCAGAAAGCAGCTTATGTTGCCGCAGCTGTACAAGGAGCTATAAAGCCATTTCTCGATAAAGCCAGTAAGAAACCCTTGGTCAAGTGTTTTAATTGTGGCAAACTTGGACACATCAGGAGCCAATGTAAAGCTTCTGCTAGTAAAAGGTGGTGCAACGGTTGTAAGAAAGATAAACACACCACCCAAGAACGTAGAAAGAAGGGAAACTTTACACCGAGCGCGAAGGCCCAGAGCGCGACGACACAAATGCAAGGGGCTTGGGCTGCCAGCCCTCAGGCAGCCTCACAACTGCCAG